The window GCTAGCCAGCTGTAGAGGAAATCACCGCAGAAACAGCTTCAGCCGTCTGCACGCTATGTAGCTCGTGTGCACGAGATGTATGACAGCTGATACGTATGCAAAGGTGTAGGACGCGGCCAGGAATCAATCGCCCCGCCCACTCTGCGGCCTGATTGTGATAGTGTGCTAAATTAGATCTGGTAGATAACCCAGCCTACTCAACAGATAGGTTGTCTCTTTGCTGGGGACAACCACTTGAGCCGAAGATCGCAGAGAGAGCAGAGCTTACTGCTACTTCTGACCGTCGTTAGTGCCGCTTACACACAAGGGGTGCAATGCTCTATTATTTCATTgcagtctttctgttttgcttaTCCTTCTTTCCCAGTGGTGAGAAAAAGCACAACTCGTGCGACACATTTGGTTCTTGTTTTTTTACATGTGCTCATTTGTGTGATCTCGTCTACCTTTCTGCAGGGCTCAGCGAGTGTCAGCTCGGTGAAGGTGGAAGTTGTGGTAAGTTGATCTGTTATATCTGCTCTAGTGGCGTCACCGTTTTTGATAATAAACAGAGCTTCGTATCTTTTCTTGCTCGTCACCGGATTGTTCGCAGTTGCTTCGCAGTATCTTGTTTCTTCACGACGGCTGACGGTTATTCCAGCTCCGCCTCAATTGTTGGTTTCTCCACAGGGTTCTAATAGCGCACACGCGACTTATAGACTTCCCGCCGAAGGCAGTATGGCAGTTGTACAGtaatacacacacgtacgcgttattgtatgcatgcatggagCATGAATATATCCCGGTGCGTTGCTTTCTAGACATTGTCACTTCAAAGGGCGATGAGGCAGCTTTCACCGCTGCTCTCAACTGCATATTTGCCGAGGAGATTCCGTGTAGACAATAATTAGAGATATACATTTCCAGAGAAAAACGTTAATTAAACGTACTATTAATGTGGTGCTAAATAGCAATTAGAAACTGGAAATCGTTCCAAGGTGATGACTGTGTCTAGTAATGTTGATTGCCAGTGACATATCTATAATGGAGCACACTTTCAGAGAACTATCTCTCTGATTGTAATTACAGATACTAATAACTAAAAATGTGAGTCATGCATTCTCTGTTCCTCCTACTCCTTATCTATCATAGTGCACTTTCAGCTGCTTATGAAACTCCCAAGAATATTTTTGGTCTTTGTGTTTGACCTTTCATACTGTAACAATTGAGAATTTTATTGTGTAATAATAATAGGGTTGTGCTTGTGTTACAGTGTGCTCTATTAATGCCAACACTTACAGGGAGGGTCAACAGTACTTTTCATATGTGGACATCAGTGATATTAATACGCAAGAAGGTGCTGATATTGTCTTCATAGTTGATGAATCCAAATCTATGTCCAAGGAGCACCGATGGCTATTAGAAGTTGCCCCAGAGTTGAATAAGCAACTGAAACAGGCAGGAATAGGTAATCGACCTGACACACCAAACCGTTTTGGGCTGACTACATTTGGTGCAAAGAATGCTGCTAGAAGTGCTGGCAAAATTATTTCAGTGGGGAATGACAACAGTCAGATGGGTAACCCTGAGGACCTGAAACGCGCAATTGAATCTCTTGTCTTGACTGGACGCATAGAGGATGGCTATCAGGGCATTAAAGCAGCGTTGACTGGATATCAGTTTCGACCTGACACAAACATTGCCAAGCAGTTCATTCTTGTCACTGATGAAAACAGGGACATTGTTGATCGTGATCTTACGATTAGTAGTATACTTCAGGACCTGCAGAATGCTAATATTACTCTGAATGCTGTTGTAAAGCAATCATTTGAGTACGAAGGACAGAAGGCATTCGGTCTGGCATCCTCAGAGGTGTATCTACAGGGAAACGACGACGATTTTAGACGTGAAGATGGTGGTGTAGCAGTAGAAGGGGGTGGAGATGGTTCCACCTATGATGATTATGTGAAACTGGCTTTAATGACTAATGGGGCTAGTTGGGATATAGAACTGCTTAGGAAAGGAGGACCAATAGCACTTTCATTTACGAAGGCTTTCATTGCAATCAAATTACGGGAAATAATTAGACAAATTCGCAGTTGTCGTCGCTGTATTTGCACTAGAGATGGTCCTGATGTCTGTGATACATATGAAGTTGATACACAACAAGACTGTATTATTCCATCAGTGCCAACACCACAGCCAACATCACAGCCAAACCTACGGAACCTAGAGCCGACTGTAGTGAGTGAAGAAGGTAAGCATATCTACAGTCATGTATGACTGTCCTTCACTGATTTGATGATATTTTGTGTAAGAATGCAGAATCAATGGAAAACGTTTGACCAGAAATGAGGCAGAGAGACGGTATGTGATTAAGCGTAATGGCACCAATGGCTCCAATGGGTATCCCACTGCAGATGTGGTTTTTGTCGTTGACGAATCTGGGTCTATGATAGAAGAGCACCAGTGGCTCAAGGAAACAATTGATAAACTTGATAAAGCTCTACAAAAAGAAGGTATCGGGGCAGCTGTGCCTAATCGGTATGGATTAGTGGGATTTGCTACCACCCCAAACATCAATGGATTCGTTCATCCACTTGGTGCTGAACCACAAGAATTGGGTTCTTCAGAACAATTTGCTGAAGCAGTCTCATTGTTAGCAACAGCAGGTCGGATAGAAGATGGATACCGTGCAATCACCACAGCTGTGAATGCTTTTCGATTTCGCACGGGTCGTGTGGCACGACAAATCATTCTTGTTACAGATGAAGACCGAGATGACAGCGAAAATGGCAATGGCACTCACATAACAAGAGGTGATATGCAGACACTTCTTAAGGACAATGGCTTCCGTATCAATGTGATAGTAAATCAAGGAATGCAGGACTCATCAGGGAATAGTGTTGTTGGTATCAATACCAAAAACATTGGTTACAAGGTAGATGTTACGGCTCCTAACGGCTACAGTTCTATACAAAATGCAAGGTTTGTGGAGGACTCTGGACATGGTTCCACTATGGATGACTATGTGATGCtggcaacaaacacatcagGAGCAGCATGGGACTTGAATCAACTCCGACGAGGTGGTGTATTTGCCACAGCATTCACAAACTCATTTGTAGATGCCAAAGTCAAAGAAATAGCTGATCAGCTCAAGGTATGTCAgcattgtacatgtacaggaACACCACTGGATCTGCAATGTAGTGATGTCCCCAATGTAACTGATGCAGATACATGCTACCGACCACATGGTATGCAGTTCATTATCTCTTGTAAATATTATAGTGTTATATGCTGATTGTGTTTGCAGTTTGTAAGGTTGGTAACGTGTATATAAATGACAATGATGAACACTGTGGATACTTCATCTTTGAGGATATCAATTCGAATGGGACAAAGCATGCTGCAGCTGATGTCTTGATCGTAGTTGACGAGTCAAGGTCCATGGTGGGTGAGCAGGAGTGGTTAAAATTTGTCATACCTGAATTAGAAGAAGCTTTAAAAGCAAAATCAGTAGGAAAAATTGTACCTAACAAATATGGACTGATTGGGTTTGCCAATGATGACGATGGAAGGCAAGACAAGCTAGGCACTGTCATAATGTTGGGTGAAAACGAGCAACATGCCATGGGATCTGCTGAACATATCCGTAATGCTATTGTTAAAAATGTGCTACGTCAGTCTGGAAGACTTGAAGATGGCTACAGTGCTATCATGAGAGGACTCGAGTCTCAAACCTTTCGACGTGATACTGCAAAGCTTATCATATTGATAACAGATGAAGACCGTGACGTCCTTGTTAACATCAGCAATAATTCGATGTATCAAGCTCTCGTTAACAGTAAGGCTAGTCTCAATGTTGTTGTCAACCAGGGCTTCCACTCAGGTGGTGCAGTCGCATTGGGTATCGATAACTCAAGTATGGCCTACTTCCTGGATGAGACAACAGGCCGACAACCTGATCGTAAATACAAGACAAAGGAAAATGGAGAACCGCTACAAGACACAGCCTATGGCACAACCGACAGTGATTACACCAGACTAGCCTTAATGACAGGTGGTGCTGCATGGGATTTGAATAGACTTAGGAAAGGAGGACAGATTGGAGATGCATTCACTAAAGCGTTTGTAGCTGTGAAGGTTGAAGAGGCATTGTCTCAATTGGAGACATGTCGTGTCTGTCGTTGTGAGGGGGGAAATCTAAGTTGTAAGTCATTTAACTTAAGCAAAGCAGACTGTAGTGTCTATTGCAGCATACGTCTTGGAAACCGTAATACACAGCTAGGTAAGCAGAATGTGTACGTCACCTGCTTTCTTTTATAGGTAGCAGAATGTGTATGTCACCTGCTCTCTTTTATAGGTGAGAAGGTACCGGATAACCTGTTAGAACAAGTAGTTCCTCTAGAAGAAGTCAGGCGTGCAGTGCGAGCAGAAGTGCTGCCTTCCAGTTTAGAAATTTGTCATGGAGACATTCCCTTAGTGACATGCAAAGGATTAGCACTAAATGATGATGACAAAGTCAAACTTCAATGGACACACAATGGACAGCCAGTTCCATCAAGGCGTCTTAGCAATGACAAACAAAAGCCAGCAAAAGAGTTGAAGGTAAAGGTGAAGACTGCAGAAGATGCTGGAGAATATGTCTGCACTGCTACAGTCAACCCTCAGTACCGTGCAgtagcaacagcaacagtcaATGTGTCAGGTACTAATACAGAATCACCATTACATGAACAATGACTACCAATAAGCACCTTTTCCAGAAACGTGCCTCAATACCTGTGGCAAGTTCTTTGGGAAAGGATATGCAAGAGTTCTTAGAGGACGGTGAGTAATTCATCTCGTGCTACCTGAAAGAGTAGTAGTACAAGTTCTTTGCATTTGTCATAGATCTGCGCAAAGACATATCGAAATCAGCATGAAGATATGTCCAAATATCGTCAATTCAGGCATCCTGTACTGTTTTGAGGTAAACCATACCTCCTGTACCGACTCCCATTGTAATATGTGATTGACCAAGTGGTGAATCTGATTTTATTGAGGCTTAATGTAACACTTGTGTATAGGGAACTCGACCACAAAGCTGTTCTCAGTGCTTAGTATTGTCAGACGGATTTCTGGAACTGAGGTGATGATTGTTATCTTGATCGATTATTGCCAATTGGTAAGACTTGTTCTGTGACTGTAGGTGGCcatgctgtctgtctgaacCAGCTCAAGTGTTTCAACAGCATGGAGTTGCACCTAATCAATGCCACACAATACGCTTCATCACGTATGTTGTCCATACTGTCTACCTTTAGTAAAGCCATGACGTAAACCTAAGGGTAAACATTTAGGACTGACACTGAAGCCATCCTTGAGCTGAATGGAGATCGGGAGGTTCTGTCGCTCTCTAACACATGCTGGAATGAGTTTCAACCATCAAGGCCAGTCCATCTTGGTGAGCAGTGATTTTGTTAGTTTATTCACATAAACATGTTGGAGTTGGATCTTGGGGGAGGGGGTCTCACATACCATCACCTTGGCCACAATATGCACTGCCTGCAGGTTTTGATGGGAACACCTCATAAGGGAGTAACACCTGTGGTAATCTGATCTTTTGATGATCATTGTCTCATCAGATACCTAAAATCTATGCATGTGAAATCTATGCATATGTGCACTTGACAGTGTCTCAGGGATCCTCCCACATGTTAGTAATTGGTTATATATTTGATGTAGGTGGCAGGCGTTCCACTGGAGGATATGATGGCTGTATGAGTGATATACGTGTGGACACAAAGCGAGTCTTCTTTAGTCGAGATGATCTGCCTCGTCGGGAAAGAGTCCTGGTTGCAAAACGAAAGCGTGGAATGATGCGCTGCACAAGTGACTGCTCACTATAAGGGAGACTGGTTTGGATAGTGGTAGAAATAAGGACATCATATATGCATTTAGGTAGAATTAACAATAACATGGGTGGTATGCAAGCATCAGTTGGGACATGCTATAGAACAGTCCTTATGTATATTCTTACATATACCTACCATAGTTATTCTTATGCACTGCTTCACTGCACTGTTATTAATAGTTATAGATTATTTTATCACCTTTTTCCATGTTTGTGGTTGTTATTTGTCATAACGTGTGATCACGATGTCACTCAGTGTTTGACATGCTAATCTGTCTTTGCTCCTCTGCGGCTGCTGCTGTCTCTGCCATTAGGACTTCACGGTTCTCGTATGTCCAAAATCCGTTCAGATCTGACAGAATAGATATGACTGTCTCACCCTGGCCACTGGTAATGAGATCATTTAGTGTTATGTGTAGAGGATCCTGTGGCTTCACCATATCAAATATCTCGTCTTTGATGTCTTCAAACCGAATAACTTCTTGTGCATTTACACGCATCATTTCCTGCATTGATCTGTAGAAATAGTTGAGAGCATACACATTCAAGTATCCCTTACCCTGGACATCCAATAGGCGAAAGAAGTATTGCAGTGCTTGTGGTTCTTTTTTGTTTTCCATTGCTAAAATGAAATCAAGATACGTTTTGTAGTCCATTTCTCCATCATATGTGAGACATTCTTGAAACACACGGTCAAGGAAGGCAGGTGTCAAAGTCCCAGATCCATAGACTGCCAACTCAGACTTACTGAGCATTCCATTGTGGTCTGCATCAAGGCTCAAATACTGACCATAAACACGGAGGGCAGATGGAGCAGAAAACCAGTTGTCATCCTGAGCTTCCTTTGATAATTCTTCTTCTCTTAGTTCCAACAGATCATCAAGAAACCTACAAGCTAACACATCTTGAATTTTCACTTTTCCTGTACGAAGGGGAtccaaaaagaaaaagaacTTTCGAACTGCAGTACACACATAGAATGAATAGAATGACCTCTCAAGGCAATCCAGTTGAGGCAATGTTGGAATTAACTCCAATATGTAGTTCTCTAAATCAGGCTCTTTCAGATAACCCAGACCTGCCACATCATACAGACTCAACCCGATGCGAGTCTGCTGAACCCAAACTTTCCTCATCACATAATTGAAGAATTTCACTATGGAGATTCGACCATATGGATCTCCAGCCATGAGTTTACAAAACACGGTCGCTTTCATGTATGGTCTACATCGTTCACTAGCTTTATCTTTCACACGTTTGAAATCAGAGTAATTAATCATCTGCACATCGCCAACTAATGGTGGAGACTGATGTTTCTCTAACAATCCCCACAGTTGCTGTAGCTCCTCGTTGTCTGCAAGGCTGGCGCTCTTTCGTTGAAGGAAAGCCGCTCGAGATTCTTCTCTCAGTTTCTGAAGTAGAAGTTGATCCTGACGAGGAGGTTTGAAGTAGAAGCGAGGGATACCGATGGTGTCATCAGACGTCGCATGGATCCCCTTCAAACGAATATACTCTTCTGTAAACAATTGGAGATCATCTTCCTTTTCTTTGCAGCTGACACTTTTCTCCGCTTGTTTTCTGACAACGTACTGTTTCAAACTTGCTACCAGACTCATGGTTATTGTCCCGGATAAGAGTAACCAGAAGTGCATGGACTCCGAGGACAACAGAATAACTAAACATTCTAATTGGTTTTGTTTACAGAATATATCAAAGCAGCAAATTTTTATAACATCTATAAGTCAATTACTCTTCCAAAGCTGACTATGCGTTTGGAAGCAAAAGTCATAATGCAACGAGATGCTGTCTTTGAGGCTCATCGCTTTTGACATGCAAACAGCAACTCATGCTAATAGAAGTCATTCGCTACACTACCAGATGTCAGTAGGACGTCCACTTGGAAGTGACACCATGTGTTGCTGCTCCATCAACAGCCTCTTGGCACAGTTGATCTCCTGAGCAATCtgcaacacacacattcaGCAGTGCAAATGAATAGGCTTCCCACTACCATCAACTCACTTTCTTAGAAATTTTTTCTGTGTCACAGCGTACTTGTTTTGTTCTCATGCCTCGTTCAGCTTCGTTCACAACTAGCTGCAAGTAATAAACCATTCCCTTACCCGCCCTGCTCGCCTTCGATATCGGATCACATCTCTCCATGTCTGCAAGCTTCACAAGGATTGTCAGATCATCGCAACTTGTTGGTACTCTTGAACCAAAGAAAAACAGTTGGGATGACGAGATAATAACACACATCTTGTCTTCTCCAAACCGCAGTCCCTCATAAGCTATCAGTCtgcaaaacaaaacaatcagTAAAGACTCAGTGTAGTTTCTGGTTTTCCAAATAACTGATAACTAACTGTGCATTATTACATTGTTCCTACATATTGAACTCTTCAATTGCTAAATTTAATAATGTAAGCAATGATCAGTAGAATTGTACAGGATGTTGCCCTTCTGTGTAAGTCAAGCCTCTTACTTTAGATCATCATTGCTTCTCTCTTGCATGTCAACTGTATATGTATGATATCCCAAGCCAAACTGTCAGTTATCTTTACTATTAATAATTACAACATCTGTCTAAtctataaacaaataattgcAGCTtgctaaataaataaattagcagAAGATACTAATTTGCTGTAAAAACATTCAATTTTATAAGTTGGAACAAAACATCACACAGACATTCGATTGTGTTGTTATTCTTGAGCAGTCCAATGTagaacaggtgtgtgtgtgtgtgtgtgtgtgtgtgtgtgtgtgtgtgtgtgtgtgtgtgtgtgtgcacgtgtgcgtgtgcacgtgtgtgtgtgtgtgtgtgtgtgtgcgtgtgtgtgtgtgtgtgtgtgtgtgtgtgtgtgtgtgtgtgtgtgtgtgtgtgtgtgtgtgtgtgtgtgtgtgtgtgtgtgtgtgtgtgtgtgtgtgtgtgtgtgtgtgtgtgtgtgtaaagatCATACAAGACTGCAATTCAAACTCAGCTCTTTACTTCATACATCACCAACAATACCTTTCATTCATATCAAAATCATTCAGCTTCAACAATATGTCCCAGCCCTTAGCCAGCATACTTGAGTACTGAGGCAGCACACCACCCATACCAATACAGTATCGTCGAAGCCGTACTGGCTCTGGCTGATGCGTCTGTAAGGCTGTACCAGCACTAAGAGCAGCTGCTGCTCCTGAAGCAAGGTCAAGTAAACCGACAGCTGGCTTTGTCACTGTGCCTGCCACACCTTTAGCCAATCCAGTAACAATAccctaacacacacaaaaacgtAAATTGTGTGtagatcacacacacacacacacacacacacacacacacacacacacacacacacacacacacacacacacacacgcacgcacgcacacatgcacacacccacacccacccacacacacacacacacacacacacacacacacacacacacacacatgcacgcacacacacgcatctcccacacacacacacacatgcacacacacacacacacacatgcacacacacacgcatgcatgcacacatgcacacacacacacacacatacacacgtgcacacacacacacgcgcacacacacacacacacacacacacacacacatgcacacacacatgcacacacacacacatgcacacacacacacgcatctcccacacacacacatgcagacacacacacacacacacacacacacacacacgcatgcacacatgcacacacacacacacatacacacctgcacacatacacgcacacacacacacacacacacacacacgcacacacacacatacacacacacacacatgcacgcacacacacacacacacacatacacacacacacacacacacacacacacacacacacacacatgcacgcacacatgcacgcacacatgcacgcacgcacgcacacacatgcttGCAAGCACTGATTACATATACATATCTCCTACTCCAATTCCTTCTCTAGTTGCTCCTTCATATGTCTGTGACACAATGCTTGTCAGCCCTCCCAATAATCCATAAGCGAGTCCCTTCGCTCCTGCCTTCAAATGCTCACCGCTACTCTTGGCACCTTCATTAATCCGCGCACGACGAGCTTCATATTGTTCATCCATTGTCACTTTCTCCAACACATTAGAAGCAGTCCCAGTCAACTACAAATAGCGACACAGCAATCAGATCCACAATATCTAAGTCAATCGCATAAAACGTGATGTACCAGTAAGcacaatgaaaatgaaaaGGTCTGTTTGTTGCACTTATATTTTAGTGGTTAGGATAAAGATTATTCTTGCAGTCATGCAAAGTGAGCAAATTTACTAATACTGGGTAAGGCACTTGCTGTAGTCATCCATCCATCACCACTTCTACATCCCAGAAGTGCTTAACATTGATTAATGAAAACAGTTTCTACTGGTGTTTGAAGATTAATAAACAAAAGTCTGCAAATTGCTTGCACGTACATACTACCAAACTGCTAAATGTCGATACATATCCAAATTTATTAGCCTCACATAGTGACATCTGGCACTTACCTTAGATGCCGTATCTGACAAGCCATGAGCTACTTGTGTTACTAAGCCAGGAAGATTTCCTGATGTCATCACTCCACTGACACCAGATGTGACATCACTCAGTAGACCAAACGGGTTACCCAAAAAGTCCACAGAACCGATAATGCTGGCGGCTTGACCTGTGAATTGCTAAGCAATGAAAGCAAAATGTCACACACGTCTTAGGTTTTAGATGTCAGAGTGTCAGATGacttacaacaacaacagaatagGTAGAGGGTAGAGAAGCAGcataacacacagacacagacacagacacagacacagacacacacacacacacacacacacacacacacacacacacacgtgcatacacacacacacacacacacacacacacacacacacacacacacacacacacacacacacacacacacacagacacactaatTCTGTTCATGCAATTTCTTGTAATTGATTGTGATTAAACATAAAATAGTAAACTACTTTGTTGTAGTGTTTCCCAATGTTGTCCAAATGATCCTTCAAAGAGTTACATGAGTGGTCTCTGCTGTAGGCATCTGCAACAACATGACAtctaatattaatttacataATACTGAGTTACCATTAGACTGACCCAAAACAATGCTGGCATTTTCAAATTGAAACAAAATTATGGGTAACTGCCTTCTCACTGCCAGCAGATCATCTGACAAACGCTTGGATGTCAGTAAACTCAGCTTGAGATCAATATCGTACAATGTGAATTTGTTAATGTAGTAGAGCTTGTCCACTGATGCTGGTTTTAGAAAGGCGCCACTATTGTTTAGTACAAGATAGTAAGCAAGTTAAAACATAATCAGAGCATACAAACAGGCCAATAGATAAGCAGGtgggcaaacaaacataaaacgCGTTTTAACAAGAAAGATGACAATTGCTGATAAGaatgcaaacaggcagacacccTACACAACAAGATGTTTTCATAccaaattaaaataataaacaaagtgTCCTACAACAACAAGCCATTCCATTATACACAAGACATAAATTCAACTTACTGTAATTGCTCTGTAAGAGGAAGAAGATCTCTACCAATTTCGCTGTCCTCATCAACTGCAAATCCACCAAACTGGAGAAGCTTTAACAACAATCTCTCTTCCAGCTGAAGAGTCATTGGTCTAATAGATACATCTAATTTCTAACcccaaacagaaacaacaaagaagTGATCCATCATTCATTCAAACATACAAGAGTATGCACTAACAGTTAATACTTCTACACCAGCATGACGAGACAAAGACCGCTTTGCATTAATGCGACAAGCTCCAAAGCCATCTTTCTCTGATCGACTAGAATGCTGTGTTCTATACAATATAGCTGATGTCTGTGCTTCAATGAGTTGATTGTCAGCCTTCGATACAAAGACATAACATCAGAACTGTTCCAAACGCATGCACATCATATTTAATTGACTTACCtgaatttgttgtatttttaCATCAAGTGACTGACTAGTACCTGTTGCTAAAACGTTAATCTAACAGTCAAAAATGCAAACACCATACAATTAACTATCTTTGATGCTGACAGTGTAGAAAGAACAAACCTCTAAACCTGACAGTGTCAAGTAACACACCTCTTCTGGTACAGAGTTAATCACAGAGAGGGCAACCCCCAAGCGAAGAAT of the Corticium candelabrum chromosome 7, ooCorCand1.1, whole genome shotgun sequence genome contains:
- the LOC134182414 gene encoding uncharacterized protein LOC134182414; translated protein: MLYYFIAVFLFCLSFFPSGLSECQLGEGGSCVCSINANTYREGQQYFSYVDISDINTQEGADIVFIVDESKSMSKEHRWLLEVAPELNKQLKQAGIGNRPDTPNRFGLTTFGAKNAARSAGKIISVGNDNSQMGNPEDLKRAIESLVLTGRIEDGYQGIKAALTGYQFRPDTNIAKQFILVTDENRDIVDRDLTISSILQDLQNANITLNAVVKQSFEYEGQKAFGLASSEVYLQGNDDDFRREDGGVAVEGGGDGSTYDDYVKLALMTNGASWDIELLRKGGPIALSFTKAFIAIKLREIIRQIRSCRRCICTRDGPDVCDTYEVDTQQDCIIPSVPTPQPTSQPNLRNLEPTVVSEEECRINGKRLTRNEAERRYVIKRNGTNGSNGYPTADVVFVVDESGSMIEEHQWLKETIDKLDKALQKEGIGAAVPNRYGLVGFATTPNINGFVHPLGAEPQELGSSEQFAEAVSLLATAGRIEDGYRAITTAVNAFRFRTGRVARQIILVTDEDRDDSENGNGTHITRGDMQTLLKDNGFRINVIVNQGMQDSSGNSVVGINTKNIGYKVDVTAPNGYSSIQNARFVEDSGHGSTMDDYVMLATNTSGAAWDLNQLRRGGVFATAFTNSFVDAKVKEIADQLKVCQHCTCTGTPLDLQCSDVPNVTDADTCYRPHVCKVGNVYINDNDEHCGYFIFEDINSNGTKHAAADVLIVVDESRSMVGEQEWLKFVIPELEEALKAKSVGKIVPNKYGLIGFANDDDGRQDKLGTVIMLGENEQHAMGSAEHIRNAIVKNVLRQSGRLEDGYSAIMRGLESQTFRRDTAKLIILITDEDRDVLVNISNNSMYQALVNSKASLNVVVNQGFHSGGAVALGIDNSSMAYFLDETTGRQPDRKYKTKENGEPLQDTAYGTTDSDYTRLALMTGGAAWDLNRLRKGGQIGDAFTKAFVAVKVEEALSQLETCRVCRCEGGNLSCKSFNLSKADCSVYCSIRLGNRNTQLGEKVPDNLLEQVVPLEEVRRAVRAEVLPSSLEICHGDIPLVTCKGLALNDDDKVKLQWTHNGQPVPSRRLSNDKQKPAKELKVKVKTAEDAGEYVCTATVNPQYRAVATATVNVSETCLNTCGKFFGKGYARVLRGRSAQRHIEISMKICPNIVNSGILYCFEGTRPQSCSQCLVLSDGFLELRWPCCLSEPAQVFQQHGVAPNQCHTIRFITTDTEAILELNGDREVLSLSNTCWNEFQPSRPVHLGGRRSTGGYDGCMSDIRVDTKRVFFSRDDLPRRERVLVAKRKRGMMRCTSDCSL
- the LOC134182113 gene encoding serine/threonine-protein phosphatase 2A regulatory subunit B'' subunit gamma-like, translating into MHFWLLLSGTITMSLVASLKQYVVRKQAEKSVSCKEKEDDLQLFTEEYIRLKGIHATSDDTIGIPRFYFKPPRQDQLLLQKLREESRAAFLQRKSASLADNEELQQLWGLLEKHQSPPLVGDVQMINYSDFKRVKDKASERCRPYMKATVFCKLMAGDPYGRISIVKFFNYVMRKVWVQQTRIGLSLYDVAGLGYLKEPDLENYILELIPTLPQLDCLERSFYSFYVCTAVRKFFFFLDPLRTGKVKIQDVLACRFLDDLLELREEELSKEAQDDNWFSAPSALRVYGQYLSLDADHNGMLSKSELAVYGSGTLTPAFLDRVFQECLTYDGEMDYKTYLDFILAMENKKEPQALQYFFRLLDVQGKGYLNVYALNYFYRSMQEMMRVNAQEVIRFEDIKDEIFDMVKPQDPLHITLNDLITSGQGETVISILSDLNGFWTYENREVLMAETAAAAEEQRQISMSNTE